One genomic segment of Flexibacter flexilis DSM 6793 includes these proteins:
- a CDS encoding helix-turn-helix domain-containing protein, which produces MKIYIKNMVCPRCITAVEQTFGALQITPLNVRLGEVVLAKPLAEEEKLMLKNQLQTQGFELLDDAKSQQIEQIKALVIEHIHQKEDQKFAIADTVSQALGKEYSQLSKLFSETEGLTIEQYVIRQKIEKVKELLVYNQLNLSEIAFKLGYSSVAHLSAQFKKVTGLTPSEFRQQGIGLRKSLDQV; this is translated from the coding sequence ATGAAAATCTATATTAAAAATATGGTGTGTCCGCGCTGCATCACGGCAGTAGAACAAACCTTTGGGGCATTGCAAATAACACCGCTTAATGTGCGATTAGGCGAAGTTGTTTTGGCCAAGCCACTGGCCGAAGAAGAAAAATTGATGCTTAAAAACCAGCTACAAACGCAAGGTTTTGAGCTGCTCGACGATGCCAAAAGCCAACAAATCGAACAAATAAAAGCCCTTGTCATTGAGCATATTCACCAGAAAGAAGACCAAAAATTTGCGATTGCCGATACCGTGTCGCAGGCCTTGGGCAAAGAATATTCGCAACTCAGCAAGCTCTTTTCCGAAACCGAAGGCCTGACCATTGAGCAATATGTTATCCGACAAAAAATAGAAAAAGTAAAAGAGTTGCTCGTGTACAACCAACTGAATTTAAGCGAAATAGCTTTCAAACTTGGTTATAGCAGTGTGGCGCATTTGTCGGCACAATTCAAGAAAGTAACAGGACTTACGCCGTCCGAATTTCGGCAACAGGGCATTGGTTTGCGCAAGTCCTTAGACCAAGTGTAA
- the tyrS gene encoding tyrosine--tRNA ligase, with amino-acid sequence MKNFIEELRWRGMIHDVMPGTEDMLKQGVATAYVGIDPTADSLHIGHLVGVMGLKHFQLAGHKPIALVGGATGMIGDPSGKSAERNLLDEATLRHNQDAIGQQLAKFLDFESAAPNAAEIVNNYDWMKEFSFLDFIRDIGKHITVNYMMSKDSVKKRISGEEREGMSFTEFTYQLVQGYDFLHLFQTKGCRLQMGGSDQWGNITTGTELIRRKANGEAYAVTWPLITKADGGKFGKTESGNVWLDPAKTSPYAFYQFWLNCSDDDTKKYIRIFTLLSQEEIEALEAEHAAAPHTRPLQKALAKDITVRVHSLAEYEAAVQASDILFGKATTEALAQIDEKMLLTVFEGVPQASVSPEDLATDVVSLLGAGLDGLVFKSKGEARKMIAAGGVSINKVKIAEQQLGTDFALLQNKYLLVQKGKKDYFLLKIEQ; translated from the coding sequence ATGAAGAATTTTATAGAAGAATTGCGTTGGCGTGGCATGATTCACGACGTAATGCCAGGTACGGAAGATATGTTGAAACAAGGTGTCGCGACGGCTTACGTGGGCATAGACCCGACCGCCGACTCTTTGCACATTGGCCACTTGGTGGGCGTAATGGGACTCAAACATTTTCAACTTGCAGGGCATAAACCTATCGCGTTGGTGGGTGGAGCTACGGGCATGATTGGCGACCCTTCGGGCAAATCTGCCGAGCGTAATTTGTTGGACGAAGCCACTTTGCGCCACAATCAGGACGCTATCGGTCAGCAATTGGCCAAGTTCTTGGATTTTGAGTCGGCAGCTCCTAACGCCGCCGAAATCGTGAACAACTACGATTGGATGAAAGAGTTTTCGTTTTTGGACTTTATTCGCGACATCGGCAAGCACATCACCGTCAATTACATGATGTCTAAGGATTCTGTAAAAAAACGTATTTCGGGCGAAGAGCGCGAAGGCATGTCTTTTACGGAATTTACATATCAATTGGTACAAGGCTACGACTTTTTGCATTTGTTCCAGACGAAGGGTTGCCGTTTGCAAATGGGTGGTTCTGACCAATGGGGCAACATCACGACGGGAACGGAGCTTATTCGCCGCAAAGCCAATGGCGAGGCTTACGCCGTTACGTGGCCATTGATTACGAAAGCCGACGGTGGCAAATTTGGTAAAACAGAAAGCGGTAACGTATGGCTCGACCCAGCGAAAACTTCGCCGTATGCTTTTTATCAATTTTGGCTCAATTGCTCGGACGACGACACTAAAAAATATATTCGCATTTTCACGCTTTTAAGCCAAGAGGAAATAGAGGCGTTGGAGGCCGAACACGCCGCCGCACCACATACACGTCCTTTGCAAAAGGCTCTGGCTAAAGATATTACGGTACGCGTACACTCGTTGGCCGAATACGAAGCGGCGGTACAAGCCTCTGATATTTTGTTTGGCAAAGCCACAACTGAAGCATTGGCGCAAATAGATGAAAAAATGCTTTTGACGGTGTTTGAAGGCGTGCCGCAAGCAAGCGTAAGCCCAGAGGATTTGGCTACGGATGTGGTTAGTTTGTTGGGTGCTGGCTTGGATGGTTTGGTTTTCAAATCCAAAGGCGAGGCGCGTAAAATGATTGCTGCTGGCGGTGTGAGTATCAATAAGGTCAAAATTGCCGAACAACAGTTAGGCACGGATTTTGCATTGTTGCAAAATAAGTATCTACTCGTACAGAAAGGCAAAAAGGATTATTTCTTATTAAAAATAGAACAATAG
- a CDS encoding mannose-1-phosphate guanylyltransferase — translation MHNDSYVVIMAGGIGSRFWPFSRTSNPKQFHDVLGTGRSLIQQTVDRFHDVCPKENIYIVTNKDYYQLVKNQLPFLDDDQILLEPVGKNTAPCVAYAAHKIVCKNPNANIVVSPADHVILNEKEFEKTIKTALYNSYNKDVLITLGIKPSRPDTGYGYIQYIEGNSALKKVKTFTEKPHLELAQTFLDSGDFVWNSGIFIWSAKAVIKAIEAHLPEMHELFHEGQKYYSTEKEESFVEQAYPQCKSISIDYGIMEKSDNVFVLLSDFGWSDLGTWKSLYDIMDKDADQNVIEANAMLYDTNNCIIKTSKDKLVVIQGLSNYIVAESDGIIMICQKDEEQRVKEFVADAKAKKDKRFI, via the coding sequence ATGCACAACGATAGTTATGTAGTTATTATGGCTGGCGGGATTGGCAGCCGTTTTTGGCCTTTCAGCCGTACAAGCAACCCGAAGCAGTTTCATGATGTATTGGGTACGGGCAGAAGCCTTATTCAGCAAACGGTGGATAGATTTCATGATGTTTGCCCCAAAGAAAATATCTATATCGTAACCAATAAAGATTATTATCAGCTCGTCAAAAATCAACTTCCTTTTTTGGACGACGACCAAATACTTTTAGAGCCTGTCGGTAAAAATACAGCTCCTTGTGTGGCCTACGCTGCCCACAAAATCGTATGCAAAAATCCTAATGCAAACATTGTGGTTTCGCCTGCCGATCATGTGATCTTGAACGAAAAAGAATTTGAGAAAACCATCAAAACAGCCTTGTATAACTCTTATAACAAAGATGTTTTGATTACGTTGGGCATTAAGCCAAGCCGCCCCGACACGGGTTACGGCTATATTCAGTACATCGAAGGTAATTCGGCACTGAAAAAAGTAAAGACCTTTACAGAAAAACCGCACTTAGAATTGGCACAAACCTTCTTGGATAGCGGCGATTTTGTGTGGAACTCTGGCATTTTTATTTGGAGCGCAAAGGCTGTGATTAAGGCTATTGAAGCACATTTACCCGAAATGCACGAGCTTTTCCACGAAGGACAAAAATATTATTCTACCGAAAAAGAAGAATCTTTTGTGGAGCAAGCATATCCACAATGCAAAAGCATTTCGATAGATTATGGTATTATGGAAAAATCGGACAACGTATTTGTGTTGTTGAGCGATTTTGGTTGGTCGGATTTGGGAACATGGAAATCTTTGTACGACATCATGGACAAAGACGCAGACCAGAACGTTATCGAGGCCAACGCCATGCTTTACGATACCAATAATTGTATTATCAAAACCTCTAAAGATAAATTGGTAGTGATACAAGGTTTGTCTAATTACATCGTGGCCGAGTCGGATGGTATCATTATGATTTGCCAAAAAGACGAGGAACAGCGCGTAAAAGAGTTTGTGGCCGATGCCAAAGCCAAAAAAGACAAGCGTTTTATTTAG
- the holA gene encoding DNA polymerase III subunit delta, whose amino-acid sequence MPVSPESVIKDLKEQKFAPVYFLQGEEPYYIDLICDLIEKNALPESERSFNQVIMYGKDVDMGVVLNNARRFPMMAQRQVVIVKEAQELADLNKEEGQKLLGNYIQTPLPSTVLVFAHKHKTIDGRKPLAKILDKMAVLVDSPKVRDYKLPDWISGYFREKGLTAKPSTLQLLAENIGADLSRLANEIDKLSINLQGKQTEITPELVQQYVGISKDYNVFELQKALVERNVLKANKIIQYFEADPKSNPLVLNVAALFGFFTKVLLVHAATDKTEKALAALLKVNPFFVKDYLAATRTFPFGKTIQIIGFLREADIRSKGIDSGNATEGEIMKELIFKILH is encoded by the coding sequence ATGCCCGTAAGTCCCGAATCCGTTATCAAAGACCTCAAAGAACAGAAGTTTGCACCCGTGTATTTTCTGCAAGGCGAAGAACCTTATTACATAGATTTGATTTGCGATTTGATAGAAAAAAATGCACTTCCAGAATCTGAACGTTCTTTTAATCAGGTAATTATGTACGGAAAAGATGTGGACATGGGCGTAGTGCTCAACAACGCCCGCCGCTTTCCGATGATGGCACAAAGGCAAGTGGTAATCGTAAAAGAAGCGCAAGAACTGGCCGATTTGAACAAAGAAGAAGGCCAAAAATTACTGGGGAATTATATACAAACGCCGTTGCCGTCCACCGTATTGGTGTTTGCACACAAGCACAAAACCATTGACGGGCGCAAGCCTTTGGCTAAGATTTTGGATAAAATGGCCGTGTTGGTGGACTCGCCCAAAGTTCGAGATTACAAATTGCCCGACTGGATTAGTGGTTATTTTCGGGAAAAAGGACTCACCGCCAAGCCGTCCACACTGCAACTCTTGGCCGAAAATATCGGGGCAGATTTGAGTCGATTGGCCAACGAAATAGACAAACTCAGCATCAATTTACAGGGCAAGCAAACCGAAATTACGCCCGAACTCGTGCAACAATACGTGGGCATTAGCAAAGATTACAATGTGTTTGAATTGCAAAAGGCTTTAGTAGAACGCAATGTTTTGAAGGCAAACAAAATTATCCAATACTTTGAAGCTGATCCAAAAAGCAATCCGTTGGTGCTGAACGTGGCCGCTCTGTTCGGATTTTTTACCAAAGTTTTGCTGGTACACGCCGCCACCGACAAAACAGAAAAAGCATTGGCCGCACTGCTAAAAGTAAACCCGTTTTTTGTGAAAGATTATTTGGCGGCTACTCGTACTTTTCCGTTTGGCAAAACCATCCAAATCATTGGTTTTCTGCGCGAAGCCGATATTCGTTCCAAAGGCATTGATAGCGGCAACGCCACCGAAGGCGAAATTATGAAAGAACTGATTTTTAAAATTTTGCATTGA
- a CDS encoding hydrogen peroxide-inducible genes activator translates to MNFQQLEYLVAVDTHRHFAKAAESCFVTQATLSMMLKKLEEELDVILFDRSKQPVVPTAVGVKVITQARRILSEANQLKDIVLQEKGELTGELRVGIIPTVAPYLLPLFLKNFTEKYPKISLYIHEYTTANIIEKLKSGEIDVGILATPLHEKTIVETPLYYEQYFLYANENEADNDKKYIVPSDINLEKLWLLEEGHCMRSQILNLCELKRESAFYHKLHYEAGSIETLMNLVDSHYGITVIPELAAVRLSPAQQKQLRYFAPPSPVREISLVSHYQYVKERLVKALKNSILSAIPDKMKEQKPMQILDIQAQK, encoded by the coding sequence ATGAACTTTCAACAATTAGAATATTTGGTCGCGGTGGACACGCACCGCCATTTTGCCAAAGCTGCCGAATCGTGTTTCGTAACACAGGCCACTTTAAGCATGATGCTTAAAAAATTGGAAGAGGAATTAGACGTAATTCTTTTTGACCGCAGTAAACAGCCCGTCGTCCCGACAGCCGTCGGCGTGAAAGTAATCACACAGGCGCGGCGCATTTTGAGCGAAGCTAACCAACTCAAAGACATCGTGTTGCAAGAAAAAGGCGAACTTACGGGCGAGTTGCGCGTGGGAATTATCCCGACGGTTGCCCCGTATTTGCTGCCGCTTTTCCTGAAAAATTTTACCGAAAAATATCCCAAAATCAGTCTTTACATTCACGAATACACCACCGCCAACATTATCGAAAAACTCAAGTCTGGGGAAATTGATGTGGGGATTTTGGCCACGCCGCTACACGAAAAAACCATCGTGGAAACGCCACTTTATTACGAGCAATATTTTTTGTATGCCAATGAAAATGAAGCTGATAACGACAAAAAATATATTGTGCCGTCGGATATTAATTTAGAAAAATTATGGCTGTTGGAAGAAGGGCATTGTATGCGCAGCCAGATTTTGAACCTCTGCGAACTAAAACGTGAATCGGCATTTTACCACAAACTCCACTACGAGGCGGGCAGCATCGAAACGCTTATGAATCTGGTGGACAGCCATTACGGCATTACCGTCATACCAGAACTGGCCGCCGTACGCCTCAGCCCCGCCCAACAAAAACAACTTCGGTATTTTGCGCCACCTTCGCCAGTGCGCGAAATTAGCCTTGTGAGCCATTACCAATATGTAAAAGAAAGATTGGTTAAAGCCTTGAAAAATAGCATTTTGTCTGCCATCCCCGACAAAATGAAAGAACAAAAACCAATGCAAATTCTGGACATTCAAGCACAAAAATAA
- a CDS encoding MerC domain-containing protein → MKLEKLGLSLSLICAIHCVSLPLLLTLAPLVGQSFWADPVVENTLLVSSVFIAAYTLGKDYISIHKRASALFTAALGFGIILITKTLLPANYEPVMMAIGGGVTAWAYYLNWKLRRLTVCTKGCQVSHKPTTMMRAMQEA, encoded by the coding sequence ATGAAATTAGAAAAACTTGGTTTGTCGCTTTCGCTTATTTGCGCGATTCACTGTGTGAGCTTGCCTTTGCTGCTTACGCTTGCGCCGCTCGTGGGTCAAAGTTTTTGGGCAGACCCTGTGGTCGAAAATACTTTATTGGTAAGCAGTGTTTTTATTGCCGCTTACACGTTGGGTAAAGACTATATTTCAATTCATAAACGCGCTTCTGCGTTATTTACGGCGGCTTTGGGCTTTGGTATTATCCTGATTACCAAAACATTATTGCCTGCCAACTACGAACCTGTCATGATGGCCATCGGTGGTGGCGTTACGGCTTGGGCGTATTATCTGAACTGGAAATTGCGCCGCCTGACGGTTTGTACGAAAGGTTGCCAAGTTTCCCATAAACCCACTACCATGATGCGTGCTATGCAAGAAGCATAA
- a CDS encoding Rpn family recombination-promoting nuclease/putative transposase, producing the protein MSKKLIRFDWAIKRLLRDKANFVVLEGFLSELLFEDIKIKEILESESNQEIDKDKYNRVDILTQNSKNELVIIEIQNTYEIDFFHRMAYGVSKAITENLSLGQAYSEIKKVISINIVYFDLGQGKDYIYQGKTNFEGLHQKDVLQLSSKQKKTFTKLNVSDIFPEYYIIKVNSFNDVATDTLDEWVYFLKNSEVKDEFKAKGLAEAKEAFDIMRLDKDQHYAYNRYLDYLHVKASDALSLQLEAEDKAKQDRSIEIAKIMLSDNEINEKIAKYTGLTVEQIELLRLEK; encoded by the coding sequence ATGAGCAAAAAACTAATTCGGTTTGATTGGGCTATCAAAAGGCTGCTTCGTGATAAGGCTAACTTTGTAGTCTTGGAAGGTTTTTTGTCCGAACTGCTCTTTGAAGATATTAAAATCAAAGAAATATTAGAAAGCGAAAGCAATCAAGAAATTGACAAAGACAAGTATAATCGAGTTGATATTTTAACACAAAACTCTAAAAATGAGTTAGTTATTATTGAAATTCAAAACACCTACGAAATTGACTTCTTTCACAGAATGGCTTATGGCGTATCCAAAGCCATTACAGAAAACCTGAGTTTAGGGCAAGCCTACTCAGAAATCAAGAAAGTAATTTCGATTAACATTGTCTATTTTGACTTAGGGCAAGGCAAAGATTATATTTATCAAGGCAAAACAAATTTTGAGGGCTTGCACCAAAAAGACGTACTACAACTGTCGAGCAAGCAAAAAAAGACTTTTACGAAACTCAATGTCTCGGATATTTTTCCTGAATATTATATCATAAAAGTGAATAGTTTTAACGATGTTGCCACCGATACGCTTGATGAGTGGGTTTATTTTCTCAAAAATAGCGAAGTCAAAGACGAATTTAAGGCGAAAGGTTTGGCCGAAGCAAAAGAGGCATTTGATATAATGCGTTTGGACAAAGACCAGCATTATGCGTATAATCGTTATTTGGACTATTTGCACGTCAAGGCGAGCGATGCTCTTAGTTTGCAACTGGAAGCGGAAGATAAAGCAAAGCAAGATAGAAGTATTGAAATCGCTAAAATTATGCTATCCGATAATGAAATAAACGAAAAAATAGCGAAGTACACAGGCTTAACAGTTGAGCAAATAGAACTATTACGCCTCGAAAAATAA
- the metG gene encoding methionine--tRNA ligase produces MSLAHPQRYTITAALPYANGPVHIGHLAGVYIPADIYVRYLRLRNRDVIFVCGSDEHGVPVTIRAKKEGITTQQAVDKYHQIIGDSFKDFGISFDIYSRTSNATHHETSSAFFKKLYEEGKFVEQTSEQYYDEKSAQFLADRYIQGTCPKCGHENAYGDQCESCGSTLSPTELVNPRSMLSGEPPVLRPTKHWFLPLDQYEGWLREWILEGHKDWKTNVYGQCKSWIEQGLQPRAVTRDLEWGVPVPVAGAEGKVLYVWFDAPIGYISATKDYFKQNPEHAAHKNVKSADWEKYWQSPDTKLLHFIGKDNIVFHCIIFPAMLKAHGDYILPDNVPANEFLNLEGNKISTSRNWAVWLHEYLQDFPQKQDVLRYVLCANAPETKDNDFTWKDFQARNNNELVATFGNFVNRAVVLTHKFFGGKVPRRGQLYDIDNELLEKLKITPERIATSIEAYRFREAQNEFMELARMGNKYLADTEPWKLIKTDIERTATILHISLQVVASLAVLCEPFMPFTSKKLYGILGINNPLYFPSGEYPEIREREGDKWVAAGATWFLSEGHEIAQAELLFDKIEDDVVAAQVQKLLDTKKANELAAKPLPPAKEPVTFEDFGAMDIRVATILEAEAVPKTKKLLKLTLDTGLDKRTVVSGIAEHYNPADIIGQQVCLLANLAPREIKGITSQGMILMAENKDGSLAFVVPSKEIINGGTIS; encoded by the coding sequence ATGTCATTAGCACACCCACAACGATATACCATTACGGCGGCTTTGCCGTATGCCAACGGCCCTGTGCATATTGGGCATTTGGCTGGTGTTTATATTCCTGCCGATATTTATGTGCGTTATTTGCGTTTGCGCAACCGCGATGTGATTTTTGTTTGTGGTTCGGACGAACACGGCGTTCCCGTAACGATTCGCGCCAAAAAAGAAGGCATTACTACGCAACAGGCCGTAGATAAGTATCACCAAATTATCGGCGATTCGTTCAAAGATTTTGGTATTAGCTTCGATATTTATTCGCGTACTTCCAACGCAACGCATCACGAAACTTCTTCGGCTTTCTTCAAAAAATTATACGAAGAAGGCAAATTTGTAGAGCAAACCTCCGAACAATACTACGACGAGAAATCCGCACAATTTTTGGCCGACCGCTACATACAAGGCACTTGCCCGAAATGCGGACACGAAAACGCCTACGGCGACCAATGCGAAAGTTGCGGTTCTACGCTTAGCCCGACGGAGTTAGTAAATCCGCGCTCAATGTTGAGTGGCGAGCCGCCCGTATTGCGCCCAACTAAACACTGGTTTTTGCCATTAGACCAATACGAAGGCTGGTTGCGCGAATGGATTTTGGAAGGCCATAAAGACTGGAAAACAAATGTTTACGGTCAATGCAAATCGTGGATTGAACAAGGCTTGCAGCCGCGTGCTGTTACGCGCGACCTCGAATGGGGCGTGCCTGTTCCCGTAGCGGGCGCAGAAGGCAAAGTGTTGTATGTTTGGTTTGATGCGCCGATTGGCTACATCTCGGCTACAAAGGATTATTTCAAACAAAACCCTGAACACGCGGCGCACAAAAACGTAAAATCTGCGGATTGGGAAAAATATTGGCAGTCGCCAGACACCAAACTTTTGCATTTTATCGGAAAAGATAACATTGTTTTCCACTGTATTATTTTCCCTGCAATGCTCAAGGCGCACGGCGATTACATTTTGCCCGACAACGTGCCAGCCAATGAGTTTTTGAATTTGGAAGGAAATAAAATCTCGACTTCCCGCAACTGGGCGGTTTGGTTGCATGAATATTTGCAAGATTTTCCCCAAAAACAAGACGTATTGCGTTATGTGCTTTGCGCCAATGCACCCGAAACCAAAGACAACGATTTTACGTGGAAAGATTTCCAAGCCCGCAACAACAACGAACTGGTAGCCACTTTCGGCAATTTCGTGAACCGTGCCGTTGTACTTACGCATAAATTTTTTGGTGGAAAAGTTCCACGTCGCGGGCAATTATATGATATTGACAATGAATTACTTGAGAAGTTAAAAATAACTCCTGAGCGTATTGCTACTTCAATTGAGGCTTATCGTTTTAGAGAAGCTCAAAACGAATTTATGGAATTAGCCCGTATGGGGAATAAGTATCTTGCCGATACAGAACCATGGAAACTAATAAAGACTGATATCGAACGAACAGCAACAATTTTACATATAAGTCTTCAAGTAGTAGCAAGTTTGGCTGTACTCTGTGAACCGTTCATGCCATTTACATCGAAGAAACTGTATGGCATATTAGGCATTAATAACCCTTTATATTTCCCTTCTGGTGAATATCCTGAAATAAGAGAAAGAGAAGGTGATAAATGGGTTGCAGCAGGTGCCACTTGGTTTTTATCCGAAGGCCATGAAATAGCACAAGCCGAATTGCTTTTTGATAAAATAGAAGACGACGTAGTAGCCGCGCAAGTACAAAAATTATTGGATACTAAAAAAGCCAATGAATTGGCTGCCAAGCCATTGCCGCCAGCCAAAGAACCCGTAACTTTTGAGGATTTCGGGGCGATGGACATACGTGTCGCTACGATTTTGGAAGCGGAAGCCGTACCCAAAACCAAAAAGTTACTCAAACTTACTTTGGATACTGGGCTGGACAAACGCACGGTAGTAAGTGGCATTGCCGAACATTATAATCCTGCCGACATTATCGGGCAGCAGGTTTGTTTGTTGGCTAATTTGGCTCCGCGCGAAATAAAAGGCATCACTTCTCAAGGCATGATTCTGATGGCCGAAAACAAAGACGGAAGTTTGGCGTTTGTTGTGCCGTCCAAAGAGATTATCAACGGCGGAACAATTAGCTAA
- a CDS encoding YfiR family protein, whose amino-acid sequence MQNIIAMYLKRTFFTVFAILTTLIFSSKSAIAQSEIAPADARSAEYRIHCIYIYNFTKYIQWPSDYGKGEFTIGIVGETGLADELKKMADVKTVNGRKILVKRYKNVNEVDKVCPMLILPVQSSDFLSTALRTCNKNTLIITQKAGLAKTGSPINFVSLDGKPKFEMNTTVLDKTDLKVLTQLKSIAILIN is encoded by the coding sequence ATGCAAAATATAATCGCTATGTACTTAAAGAGAACATTTTTTACTGTTTTTGCAATACTTACAACCCTGATTTTCAGTAGTAAATCTGCTATTGCTCAGTCAGAAATAGCTCCTGCTGATGCTCGCTCTGCCGAATATAGAATTCATTGTATTTATATTTATAACTTTACGAAATATATTCAATGGCCTTCTGATTATGGCAAAGGCGAATTTACGATTGGCATAGTGGGCGAAACGGGTCTTGCAGATGAGCTAAAGAAAATGGCTGATGTAAAGACGGTGAATGGTCGCAAAATTTTGGTGAAGCGTTACAAAAACGTCAATGAAGTGGACAAAGTTTGTCCGATGCTTATTTTGCCTGTACAAAGCAGTGATTTTTTGAGTACAGCGTTGCGCACTTGCAACAAGAATACGTTGATTATCACCCAAAAAGCAGGTTTAGCCAAAACGGGCAGCCCAATTAACTTTGTGTCGTTGGATGGTAAACCAAAATTTGAAATGAATACGACAGTTCTTGACAAAACAGATCTTAAAGTGCTAACGCAGCTAAAAAGCATTGCTATTTTAATAAACTAA